A genomic segment from uncultured Alistipes sp. encodes:
- a CDS encoding flavin reductase family protein, whose product MKKDFGSKSWLYPMPVLIVAAYDEQGVPNVMNAAWGGMFTDETIGICLSAGHKTTKNILATRAFTFSMATVDQVAACDYAGIVSGNKVPDKFARAGFHATPSAHVNAPMIDELPMTLECELLSYDPASCHLTGRIVNISADESILTDGEIDLRKLRPISFDPIHLEYIELGATVDKAFSCGKKLK is encoded by the coding sequence ATGAAGAAAGACTTTGGATCGAAGAGTTGGCTCTACCCGATGCCCGTACTGATTGTGGCAGCCTACGACGAACAAGGCGTGCCCAATGTTATGAATGCCGCCTGGGGTGGCATGTTTACCGATGAGACAATCGGGATCTGTCTCTCCGCCGGGCATAAAACCACGAAAAATATCCTTGCAACACGTGCCTTCACCTTCAGCATGGCCACGGTCGATCAAGTGGCTGCCTGCGACTATGCGGGTATCGTCTCCGGGAATAAAGTCCCCGACAAATTCGCCCGGGCGGGATTTCATGCCACTCCTTCGGCGCACGTCAATGCCCCGATGATCGACGAACTGCCCATGACGCTCGAGTGCGAACTACTCTCCTATGATCCCGCAAGCTGCCATCTGACAGGACGTATCGTCAATATCTCAGCCGACGAAAGCATTCTGACCGACGGCGAAATCGACCTGCGTAAGTTGCGCCCGATCAGCTTCGACCCCATCCATCTCGAATATATCGAATTAGGGGCTACGGTTGACAAGGCCTTCTCCTGCGGCAAGAAACTAAAATAG